A genomic stretch from Lathyrus oleraceus cultivar Zhongwan6 chromosome 2, CAAS_Psat_ZW6_1.0, whole genome shotgun sequence includes:
- the LOC127119813 gene encoding DEAD-box ATP-dependent RNA helicase 5 produces MGRKNGAVLASEPVAEQQTHDNSTTQLESSKKKNKKNKHKLQNEENTPKRKHEELNPQNDTESEKKSKKKKKHNKSKDIGEENGSGNGGNGAETVSASDEPIMVTGKNAGDEKYAAVTTFVGSGLPDNVLECCKGFEKPSPIQSRAWPFLLDGRDLIGIAATGSGKTLAFGLPAIMHVLNKRKNKVSSKGRNPLCLMLSPTRELAQQISDVLCDAGKSCGVESVCLYGGTSKGPQISALKSGIDIVIGTPGRIQDLVEMGICRLQEVSFVVLDEADRMLDMGFEQIVRSILGQTCSVRQMVMFSATWPLAVHHLAQEFMDPNPVKVVVGSEDLSANHDVMQIVEVLDERLRDKRLLALLEKYHKSQKNRVLVFVLYKWETTRVEKMLQQGGWKAVSISGDKSQHERTKALSLFKNGTCPLMIATDVAARGLDIPDVEVVINFSFPLTLEDYVHRIGRTGRAGKKGVAHTFFTNQNKGLAGELVNVLREAGQVVPDDLLKFGTHVKKKESKLYGAHFKEIPVDAPKSKKITFDNSDDED; encoded by the exons ATGGGTCGGAAGAACGGCGCCGTTTTAGCCAGCGAACCAGTCGCCGAACAACAAACTCATGATAACAGCACCACCCAACTCGAATCCTCGAAGAAGAAGAACAAAAAGAACAAACACAAACTCCAAAACGAAGAAAACACCCCCAAAAGAAAGCACGAAGAACTAAACCCTCAAAACGACACCGAATCCGAGAAGAAAAgtaaaaagaagaagaaacacAACAAATCGAAAGACATCGGGGAGGAAAATGGCAGTGGTAATGGCGGTAACGGCGCCGAGACTGTTTCGGCGTCGGATGAACCTATTATGGTTACCGGAAAGAATGCGGGCGATGAGAAATATGCTGCTGTTACAACTTTCGTTGGTTCGGGGCTTCCTGATAACGTGCTTGAATGTTGTAAGGGTTTTGAGAAACCTTCTCCGATTCAATCTCGAGCTTGGCCGTTTTTGTTGGACGGTCGTGATTTGATTGGAATTGCAGCCACTGGTTCAG GCAAGACACTTGCGTTTGGATTACCAGCtattatgcatgttttgaataaGCGGAAGAATAAGGTTTCCTCCAAGGGTCGGAATCCTCTTTGCCTTATGCTTTCTCCTACAAGGGAGCTAGCTCAACAA ATATCAGATGTATTGTGTGATGCTGGTAAATCTTGTGGCGTGGAATCAGTTTGTTTGTATGGTGGAACCTCCAAAGGACCACAAATCTCTGCACTGAAATCTGGCATT GATATTGTTATTGGAACCCCTGGTCGTATTCAAGATCTGGTTGAAATGGGTATCTGTCGTCTACAAGAAGTATCTTTTGTG GTCCTTGATGAAGCAGATCGGATGCTTGACATGGGTTTTGAACAAATAGTCCGCTCTATTCTTGGTCAGACATGTTCAG TTCGTCAAATGGTTATGTTCAGCGCTACATGGCCGCTAGCAGTTCATCACTTAGCGCAGGAATTTATGGATCCCAACCCTGTAAAA GTTGTTGTAGGCTCAGAGGATTTATCTGCCAATCATGATGTCATGCAAATAGTTGAG GTCTTGGATGAGCGTTTACGTGATAAGCGTCTGCTTGCTTTATTAGAGAAGTACCACAAATCTCAGAA GAATCGAGTATTGGTTTTCGTTTTGTACAAATGGGAAACCACACGAGTTGAAAAAATGCTTCAGCAAGG GGGTTGGAAGGCTGTGTCAATTAGTGGGGACAAATCACAGCATGAGCGCACAAAGGCGCTGTCATTATTCAAGAATGGAACCTGTCCTTTGATG ATTGCTACTGATGTGGCTGCACGAGGATTGGATATTCCAGATGTTGAAGTAGTGATCAACTTTAGTTTTCCTCTAACTCTAGAAGATTACGTTCATAGAATTGGGCGAACAGGGCGAGCTGGTAAGAAAGGTGTTGCCCATACATTCTTCACAAATCAGAATAAG GGACTTGCTGGAGAGCTTGTAAATGTTTTAAGAGAAGCAGGGCAAGTTGTGCCCGATGATCTTTTGAAATTTGGCACACATGTAAAGAAAAAG GAGTCCAAGCTTTATGGGGCTCACTTCAAGGAAATTCCTGTTGATGCTCCAAAGTCTAAAAAAATAACATTCGACAACTCTGACGACGAAGACTAA